Proteins co-encoded in one Brassica rapa cultivar Chiifu-401-42 chromosome A02, CAAS_Brap_v3.01, whole genome shotgun sequence genomic window:
- the LOC103854327 gene encoding uncharacterized protein At4g04775 — MSSSSSSSLSSTRSRTVGIPTTCWCGSKLTTFGAQTKENLFRRFYRCKLGVQRKTEHHLFKWVDEAIVDEVNMVDAKHNQLKEDVDSFKIYTTQRLEKQAIQFDKALIQLNSLIADKATSSGTNDNSTIATKDTLQPPNQPSDANNSRAQLINIAVAAIVVGTMTWIYAKITN, encoded by the exons ATgagctcttcctcctcttcctcacTATCCAGCACAAGGAGTCGAACTGTTGGCATCCCAACTACCTGTTGGTGTGGATCGAAGCTGACTACATTCGGGGCTCAGACGAAGGAGAATCTCTTCCGAAGGTTTTACCGTTGCAAATTAGGCGTACAG AGGAAAACAGAGCACCACTTGTTCAAATGGGTTGACGAGGCCATTGTTGACGAGGTTAACATGGTAGATGCTAAACATAATCAGCTAAAGGAAGATGTGGACTCATTCAAGATCTACACTACACAACGTCTCGAAAAACAGGCAATACAATTCGACAAAGCCCTCATTCAGCTCAATAGTCTGATTGCTGACAAAGCTACTAGCTCAGGGACAAACGACAACTCAACTATTGCCACAAAAGATACTCTACAGCCACCCAATCAGCCCTCCGATGCAAATAACTCTCGGGCACAACTTATCAACATTGCTGTTGCAGCCATTGTAGTAGGAACAATGACATGGATTTACGCCAAGATCACTAACTAG
- the LOC103862075 gene encoding uncharacterized protein LOC103862075 has translation MPPRKRVVRTQSASASREGGDENVPPPVPPIDQDALRQMVQDAARQAAHEAVQQAVQEAARVAAQEVVRQMAAAQQVPPVQVQGHQQPPIQPVPPVQVQGQQQPPIQQVPEVDETLMQVMKQMKTVDLETFGGTVDPFQAYNWKHRLATCMQTINCPLRLCLNIAELYLRGNALVWWDGVQSMRDGDMTYEDFLIAFDKKYFPREALHQKKNAFEHLRQGTRSVREYEREFCQLRLFAGNNFDAEDLIRRFLDGMRVDLRGRCSMVTYTSLEDLVEKAAVQEACIAEEQKYSKAQPKTERTSGSPNMAGDQSGTPSCERCHRYHFGDCVMCFACGRLGHVAKYCRFTKVDGTGTGQVTAPTTLAAASKKCYGCGQPGHIFRDCPRGGRVENPSPAKRQAIAPREFAARGNERVEPADGMYLFTLVVYVCACCLLRLSCV, from the coding sequence ATGCCGCCGCGTAAGAGAGTTGTTCGCACTCAGTCCGCTAGTGCTTCACGAGAGGGTGGAGATGAGAATGTGCCGCCACCGGTTCCACCGATTGATCAGGATGCCCTTAGGCAGATGGTGCAGGATGCTGCCAGACAGGCTGCACATGAGGCAGTTCAGCAAGCTGTCCAGGAGGCTGCTAGAGTAGCTGCACAGGAAGTGGTTAGGCAGATGGCTGCAGCTCAGCAGGTTCCGCCAGTTCAGGTTCAGGGGCATCAGCAGCCCCCTATTCAGCCGGTTCCACCAGTTCAGGTTCAGGGGCAGCAGCAGCCCCCTATTCAGCAGGTTCCTGAGGTTGATGAGACGCTTATGCAGGTGATGAAACAGATGAAAACTGTGGATTTGGAGACTTTTGGGGGAACAGTAGACCCTTTTCAGGCTTATAATTGGAAGCATAGATTAGCTACGTGTATGCAGACTATCAATTGTCCGTTGCGCCTTTGCCTTAATATCGCAGAGTTGTATCTGCGTGGGAATGCATTAGTATGGTGGGATGGAGTGCAATCGATGCGTGATGGCGATATGACTTATGAGGATTTCCTCATTGCGTTCGACAAGAAGTATTTTCCTAGAGAAGCATTGCACCAGAAGAAGAATGCTTTTGAGCATCTGAGGCAGGGTACTAGGAGTGTCAGAGAGTATGAGCGGGAGTTTTGCCAACTCCGCTTGTTTGCTGGTAATAATTTTGATGCGGAGGACTTGATCAGGAGATTCTTAGATGGGATGCGAGTTGATCTTCGCGGCAGGTGCAGTATGGTTACTTACACAAGCTTGGAGGATCTGGTAGAGAAGGCTGCTGTGCAGGAGGCATGTATTGCAGAGGAGCAGAAGTACTCTAAGGCCCAACCTAAGACTGAAAGAACTTCAGGGTCACCGAACATGGCAGGGGATCAGTCAGGAACACCCAGTTGTGAGCGCTGCCATCGCTACCATTTTGGAGATTGCGTCATGTGTTTTGCATGTGGGCGGTTAGGCCATGTGGCCAAGTATTGTCGATTTACAAAAGTGGATGGTACTGGTACCGGACAGGTTACAGCACCAACGACACTAGCAGCGGCTTCAAAGAAGTGTTATGGCTGTGGCCAGCCTGGTCACATTTTCAGGGATTGCCCGAGGGGGGGACGTGTAGAGAATCCATCACCAGCTAAGCGCCAGGCTATCGCACCACGAGAATTTGCAGCAAGAGGCAACGAGAGAGTTGAGCCGGCTGATGGTATGTATCTTTTCACCTTGGTAGTTTACGTTTGTGCATGTTGTCTTTTGCGGTTAtcatgtgtttaa